The following are from one region of the Novipirellula artificiosorum genome:
- a CDS encoding OPT family oligopeptide transporter, giving the protein MSEAQPSQLTRLNPQDSSSAAIPIRHGAYPEFTWTAVFLGWAIGSLIAVSIGYAALILGFAIEGSELAAILGWGVLRGVLRRTSIVENNINQTIASAVNGASSGIMFSVPALFILSRSPGLESVADFSVPLMILACVTGSVLGLAFVIPLRKQMIDFDRLAYPGGIAVATILKSPGAGVRKAVLLISGALISGISHLLVLSLMGEDANWDAGALFGLPSMLNIALYLSVMTIGVGFLSGKGGFWFGAGGFLCYFLLSPLLSHSADAGVAELVSDPTAMRATLYKPLGIGMLVGAAVGGIIAAFPLIASAMKSMHSARQQDVTSDSVSDEMPIRLLYAAIGLGAIVMIWIAYNSVESMSLGRAAAMALLGTIWVWVAGVVVSECVGRTNWSPLSGMTLIAVTIVILVAKGGVDNASTITSSLLVGAAICLAISQASDMMLDLKSGYLVGAIPRRQQLAQFVGAWLGPVIVIFLMILLNNQYEIGSEKLPAPQAQALASVTEGILNNDVPAYRYTAGAGLGLLLALSGLGGIGVLIALGFYMPFQIALTYTIGNALRIVSDKTLGVKFSHEVGIPIAAGLIVGEALVGVGHALVQVFFASPDADVTAMQLGASAFDSLTRWM; this is encoded by the coding sequence ATGTCGGAAGCTCAACCTAGCCAACTCACACGATTGAATCCTCAGGATTCGTCGTCCGCCGCCATCCCGATTCGACATGGCGCGTACCCCGAGTTCACTTGGACAGCCGTTTTCCTTGGTTGGGCGATCGGTTCTCTGATTGCCGTGTCGATTGGTTACGCAGCCTTGATCCTGGGTTTCGCGATCGAGGGATCGGAGTTAGCGGCCATCCTCGGTTGGGGCGTACTGCGGGGCGTTTTGCGACGAACCAGTATTGTCGAAAACAACATCAATCAAACCATTGCCTCCGCGGTGAACGGCGCCTCGTCGGGGATCATGTTCTCCGTCCCTGCACTCTTTATTCTGAGCCGTTCACCGGGCCTTGAGTCGGTGGCGGATTTTAGCGTCCCGCTAATGATTTTGGCCTGTGTAACCGGTTCGGTGCTGGGATTGGCATTCGTGATCCCGCTGCGGAAACAGATGATCGACTTCGACCGTCTGGCTTATCCCGGTGGTATTGCCGTGGCTACGATTCTGAAGTCGCCGGGAGCCGGTGTTCGTAAGGCGGTGTTGCTGATCAGTGGAGCGTTGATTTCAGGGATTTCGCATCTGTTGGTCCTGTCGTTGATGGGTGAGGACGCGAATTGGGATGCGGGGGCCCTGTTTGGCTTGCCATCGATGTTGAACATTGCCCTGTACTTGTCGGTGATGACGATCGGTGTTGGGTTCTTATCGGGTAAAGGTGGTTTCTGGTTCGGTGCGGGCGGTTTTCTGTGTTACTTCTTGCTTTCTCCGCTGTTGAGCCACTCGGCGGACGCCGGGGTGGCCGAGTTGGTGTCGGATCCGACGGCGATGCGTGCCACGTTGTACAAACCACTCGGAATTGGCATGTTGGTTGGCGCAGCCGTCGGCGGAATCATTGCGGCGTTTCCGCTGATCGCCAGCGCCATGAAGTCGATGCATTCGGCGAGACAACAAGATGTCACTTCGGATTCGGTGAGTGACGAGATGCCGATTCGATTGTTGTATGCCGCGATCGGCTTGGGGGCGATCGTGATGATTTGGATTGCCTACAACAGCGTTGAGTCGATGTCCCTTGGCCGGGCCGCCGCGATGGCGCTCTTGGGAACGATTTGGGTTTGGGTGGCGGGCGTGGTGGTTTCGGAATGCGTCGGACGAACCAACTGGTCTCCCTTGTCCGGCATGACGTTGATCGCCGTGACGATTGTCATTTTGGTGGCTAAGGGAGGTGTTGACAACGCATCGACGATTACCAGTTCTTTACTCGTTGGAGCGGCAATTTGTTTAGCCATTTCGCAAGCAAGCGACATGATGTTGGATTTGAAGTCCGGGTATTTGGTCGGTGCGATCCCGCGCCGACAACAGTTGGCGCAATTCGTTGGCGCTTGGCTGGGACCCGTGATCGTGATCTTTCTGATGATCCTGCTGAATAATCAGTACGAAATTGGTTCGGAAAAGCTCCCCGCGCCTCAGGCTCAAGCACTTGCGTCGGTCACCGAAGGGATTCTCAACAACGACGTGCCCGCATATCGCTACACCGCCGGGGCCGGATTGGGATTGTTGTTGGCACTGAGCGGGTTGGGTGGCATCGGAGTATTGATTGCGTTGGGCTTTTACATGCCGTTCCAAATTGCATTGACCTACACGATTGGCAACGCACTGAGAATCGTATCGGACAAAACGCTTGGCGTAAAATTTAGCCACGAGGTCGGGATTCCCATTGCGGCAGGACTGATCGTCGGCGAGGCACTTGTCGGTGTCGGGCATGCACTCGTGCAAGTCTTCTTTGCCAGTCCCGACGCGGACGTGACCGCGATGCAGTTGGGGGCCTCCGCTTTTGATTCCTTGACCAGATGGATGTAA
- a CDS encoding YggS family pyridoxal phosphate-dependent enzyme, producing the protein MIDGATRTQLSKNWNAVTDEVQQATVAAGRPAGSTKIVGVTKYVGAETTLALAEAGCYDLGESRPQLLWQKVDEVAFPPQVQWHLIGHVQRNKLRRSLSLDPIIHSVDSGRLLIAIAEEAAAQQRTATVLVEVNISGEAAKTGLAPEQVETLLTQLPRNGVVVVGLMAMAGWGIEASEARSQFAETRRLRDDLQSRLGVCLPELSMGMSGDFIEAIAAGATMVRIGSRLFEGLPT; encoded by the coding sequence ATGATTGATGGGGCGACACGCACGCAACTCAGCAAGAATTGGAATGCCGTCACGGACGAGGTGCAACAGGCTACCGTTGCTGCGGGGCGTCCAGCTGGTTCCACGAAGATCGTTGGCGTGACAAAGTACGTTGGTGCGGAGACCACGTTGGCGCTCGCCGAAGCGGGATGTTACGATCTCGGCGAAAGCCGTCCTCAGCTGCTTTGGCAGAAGGTCGATGAGGTCGCGTTTCCGCCTCAGGTTCAGTGGCATCTGATCGGTCATGTTCAGCGCAACAAACTTCGTCGCTCTCTCTCGCTTGATCCGATCATCCACAGTGTCGATAGCGGGCGTTTGCTGATCGCGATTGCGGAAGAGGCCGCGGCTCAGCAGCGGACGGCGACCGTGCTTGTTGAAGTCAATATCAGTGGTGAGGCGGCCAAGACGGGGTTGGCACCGGAGCAGGTCGAGACGTTGTTGACGCAGCTGCCTCGAAACGGGGTTGTCGTGGTTGGCTTGATGGCGATGGCCGGATGGGGGATCGAAGCGAGCGAAGCAAGGTCGCAATTCGCGGAAACACGCCGTCTTCGTGATGACTTGCAGAGTCGACTTGGAGTCTGTTTGCCCGAGCTCTCCATGGGCATGAGTGGCGATTTTATCGAAGCCATCGCCGCAGGGGCAACGATGGTCCGAATTGGATCGCGATTGTTTGAAGGTTTGCCCACCTAA